One Bythopirellula goksoeyrii genomic window, GTAAGGCCACGAACGGGCTATTGAACTTCTCCGCGATATACTTCAGCCCGGTCATGTAAGCCGAGCGAAGGCTCGTGCAGCCCTTGAGCGATGCAACCAGATCGGATGCCGAATGAGTCAGTGCCCGCGACTCAGAGGCTTTCTCTACGGGGGGCGATTGTGTGGATTGGCTCATGGTTGTGCGTCTTGATCATTCGATTTCGACGATGACAGCGCCGATTCCAGATCGATCGGAACAATGAACTTGACGCCCACTTCAAACACACCTTCGCTAACCAATCGACAACGCATGCACCTGGCAAACAACGAGCCGACACGCAGATGTTCTTCTGAGAATTCTAGCCAGTAGATATCGCCCGGTATCGCTGGCGAGGGCGAGATCAACATGCACCCCCCGTTCGAAACATCGACCGTCATCGTTTGATAGGCGTAGCGGTTTCGCTCACTGGCGTTCGCCGGTCGAATCACAACGTCGGTTTGAATGTCGATCCG contains:
- a CDS encoding PilZ domain-containing protein → MFTSYTDDLLGAMDVIEALKELSGNTESALISARTSERIDIQTDVVIRPANASERNRYAYQTMTVDVSNGGCMLISPSPAIPGDIYWLEFSEEHLRVGSLFARCMRCRLVSEGVFEVGVKFIVPIDLESALSSSKSNDQDAQP